ACGCCGCCCGGTTCGGGAAAGGGCGGCAGCGGCAGCCGCTCCGGGAACTTGGCCCTGGTCTGGGCGTAGGCGGCCAGGACACGGTCCTTCTCGAACAGCAGGTTGCCGTCCTGCCCCTGGGCGAACGGGTTGAACAGGTACAGGAAGTCGTCCACCTTGCCGGAGCCGTACAGCTCCGTGAAGGCCTTGAAGTCGCCTGGCAGCCCGGTCCCGAGGGCCGCCTCGACCTCCGCCCAGCCGTCCGGCCGGCCCGGTTCCGTCGGGTCGGCCGGTGGCGGCAGCAGCAGGCGCAGCCGCTCCAGCATGCAGTCTCCTCTCCGCTCGGCTACGGGCTGGCCGGTGGGGCGACGGTCTCCTTGACGGTGGCCTGGGGGGTGTTGGCGATGGTGACGTCAAGGCGGAAGCCGCGGTCGCCGGTGGCGGTGATCCGGATCGCGCTTGGCGCCCCGTTGAACGTGCGGCTGGGGTAGATCGGCCGGATGCGATAGCGGACCGTCTCGCCGGCCTGGACCGCCTCAGCCACGGCCGTCTCGTAGTCGCGCATCACCGGGGTGTTGGTTCGGGTCTGGTACAGCGCGACCAGGTTGGCGGGCAGGCCACCGGAGCCGCCGAGCTGGCGGCCGAGCAGGTGCCCACGTGCCCGGTTGCGGGCGGGCAGCTGGTCGTAGCCGGGCGGCCGGATGCTCGAGCCGGCCGCGGAGCCGAGCTCATGCCGGGCGGCGGCGGCGACCATGGCTGGGGTGATGGTGGCGCTGACGCCGCTGCGCTGCCCGGTGACCGGGTTGACGCGACCGTAGTCGACGGTGCCGCCGAGGCGGCGGATGGCCGCGGTGTTGTCGGCGGGACGGTCGGTTCCCGGGGACGGCCGGGTCGTGCTCGGCGGTGCAGGCAGGACACCCCGCTGGACGAGCAGGTAGCCGATCCCCACGACCAGGACGGCCACGAGCAGGTAACTGAGCGAGCTGGAAGGCCGGGACCTGGTCCTCCGACGTGACCGGCTGCGACGGCGGGGCGACATGGGGCTCCAGGGCGGTCGAGTGGGCCGGTAGTGACGAGTCTCGCAGCCAGCGCTCGCCGCTCAGACCGGTCGCGCGCAAGCCTCGCGGTTGCCAGGTCCGAGGCCTACCTCGGTGGACGGCCGGTCACCAGGATACGGTCGACCCAAAGGCGGAGCGGAATCGCTGGCCTTGCCTGACCTCGTCGGCGTAGGTGATCCGGCGTCGCCCGCTGACGAGCCGGTAAAGCACCAGCAAGATGCTGGCGGTCAGCCAGGTGCTCAGATCGAAGAACTCGTTGACGGTGTCGCGGTTGAACAGCACCTGCGCCAGGAACCCGCCAAGCAGGGCGCCGGCAATGCCGATGATGGTGGTGACGACGATGCCGCCGGGGTCATCGCCCGGCAAGATTGCTTTGGCGATGGCCCCGGCGATCAACCCGAGAACGATCCAGCCGATGATGCCCATAACCGCCTTCCTGCTCTGCTGCGCCGCTCGGCCGGGAACCTGTCACACGGCGACGCCGCGCTGCAACCTCCGCACCTCGAACGTCCCAAGTGCGACGGCGACCGGTGCAGCCGGGCAGGTTGCAGACCGGTTCTGCCAGAGCTGGAACGAGCACTGCCAGCGGTTCTCCTGGACTAACTAAGTACTGCCGTATGCAAGTTCGTGCGTGGTCGTCATGCGGCCTGGGCGAGCTGCTCGTGTTCGTCCAGTCGCTGGAGGAGCCG
Above is a window of Actinomycetes bacterium DNA encoding:
- a CDS encoding DNA/RNA non-specific endonuclease; amino-acid sequence: MAVLVVGIGYLLVQRGVLPAPPSTTRPSPGTDRPADNTAAIRRLGGTVDYGRVNPVTGQRSGVSATITPAMVAAAARHELGSAAGSSIRPPGYDQLPARNRARGHLLGRQLGGSGGLPANLVALYQTRTNTPVMRDYETAVAEAVQAGETVRYRIRPIYPSRTFNGAPSAIRITATGDRGFRLDVTIANTPQATVKETVAPPASP
- a CDS encoding GlsB/YeaQ/YmgE family stress response membrane protein, with protein sequence MGIIGWIVLGLIAGAIAKAILPGDDPGGIVVTTIIGIAGALLGGFLAQVLFNRDTVNEFFDLSTWLTASILLVLYRLVSGRRRITYADEVRQGQRFRSAFGSTVSW